In Quercus robur chromosome 10, dhQueRobu3.1, whole genome shotgun sequence, a genomic segment contains:
- the LOC126703024 gene encoding reticulon-like protein B9, with amino-acid sequence MTGHGSSYSEYDTSRSAKLFGRGRPIHEVLGGGKVADVLLWKNWKVSGALLIGMTFIWFLFEVVKYNFITLLCHISITTLLVFFIWSNSADLFKWNPPNIPENILHESEMREIASTFHKRFNQFLSKFLEIAYGREIPLFLLAIVSLYALSVVGNYFSFLNLLYLGILSMETLPFLYDRYEDHVDYFVGEVIQDLKRKYKTIDSKFLNKIPRGPVKEKKIR; translated from the exons ATGACAGGTCATGGTTCATCATATTCTGAATACGATACATCACGTTCAGCAAAGCTGTTTGGACGTGGAAGGCCAATACATGAAGTTCTCGGAGGAGGAAAAG TCGCAGATGTGTTGTTATGGAAGAATTGGAAAGTATCAGGTGCACTTTTGATTGGAATGACATTCATATGGTTTCTTTTTGAAGTTGTCAAGTACAATTTCATTACCCTTCTCTGTCATATCTCCATCACCACATTGCTCGTTTTCTTCATATGGTCCAACAGTGCAGATCTTTTCAAATG GAATCCTCCCAATATCCCAGAAAATATCTTGCATGAGTCTGAAATGAGAGAAATAGCTTCCACCTTCCACAAAAGATTCAACCAGTTTTTGTCGAAGTTCCTAGAGATTGCATACGGAAGAGAGATACCACTCTTCCTTTTG GCAATTGTTTCTCTCTATGCATTATCAGTGGTTGGAAACTATTTCAGCTTCCTGAATCTCCTTTATTTGG GCATTCTTAGCATGGAAACACTGCCATTTCTGTATGATCGATATGAGGACCATGTTGATTATTTCGTCGGCGAAGTGATCCAAGACTTGAAGAGGAAGTACAAAACGATTGATTCGaagttcctgaacaaaattccAAGAGGGCCcgtgaaagaaaagaaaatcagatAA